AGAAAGTTCGTCCGCACCCGGTCTGCCGTGGCCTGATGCGCGCTGTACGCCAGCAGCAGCCCGTCAAGGTCTTCCAGCGAGAGTGCGCGGCCAAGTTTCGCGGCAATAATCGCCACCGCCTGGTCAATATCGGCCGCTTTCATAGCCTCCAGTCTAGAGAAGCGAGTGAACGTCAGGCGACAATCGACGCGGTTTCATGCTACAAATGTCGAGGCCGCGCTCGGGCCGGGCCCACCGGGGCCGCACCGCCGTCACTGCCGTACCAGCCACACATCCGGGTAAACACGGGTATCACAACCCATTCGAACCCCACGGCCACAGCGGATGCCGATCCGCGGCATCCGCTCCTCATCGCCGTGCACCCGAGGAGAGGCGCAAACCCTGACATATCGTTTTCCTGCTGGCCCCATGATCGGCGCCGCACGACAACGAGCTGGAGTGTCCCGTGATTATTGGTGTTCCCACAGAAGTCAAGAACAACGAATTCCGCGTGGCCATTACCGCCGCCGGAGTGCACGAAGCCAAATTGCACGGCCACACCGTGCTCGTGCAGGCCGGAGCGGGAATCGCCTCCGGCTACACCGACGCTGACTACGAGGCGGCCGGCGCCACCATCGTGGAGAGCGCTTTCGAGGTCTGGTCCAGCGCCGACATGGTTCTGAAGGTTAAGGAGCCCGTCACCGCCGAGTACGTGTACTTCCGTACCGGCCTGATCCTCTTCACCTACCTGCACCTGGCCGCCGAGCCCGAGCTCGCCACCGCCCTGCTGGAATCCGGCGTCACCGCCATCGCCTATGAGACCGTGCAGAAGGCGGACCGTTCCCTCCCCCTGCTCGCCCCCATGAGCGAGGTTGCGGGACGCCTCGCCGTTCAGGTGGGCGCGCAGTCGATGACCCGCCCGGCCGGTGGTCCCGGCATTCTGATGGGCGGCGTTCCCGGAGTTCGTGCCGCCAAGGTCACCGTCATTGGTGCCGGCGTGGCCGGAACCAACGCCGCGGCCATGGCCCTCGGCCTCGGCGCGGACGTCACCATTCTCGACATCAACATCGACCGTCTGCGTGAACTCGATGCCCAGTACGCTGGCCGTCTCAAAACCGTTGCCTCCAACGCGTTCGAGATCGACCGCGCCGTTGTCGAGGCCGACCTGGTGATCGGTTCCGTGTTGATCCCCGGCGCCAAGGCCCCCAAGCTTGTCACCAACGAGCTCGTCTCTCGCATGAAGCCGGGCAGCGTGCTGGTGGACATTGCCGTTGACCAGGGTGGTTGCTTCGCTGACTCACACGCCACCACGCACGAGGACCCCACCTTCGCCGTGCACGGCTCGATCTTCTACTGCGTCGCCAACATGCCCGGCGCGGTGCCGCGCACGTCCACCAACGCGCTGACCAACGTCACTCTGCCGTACGCCCTCTCCATCGCTGACCGCGGCGTGCGCGCCGCTTTCGAGCGCGATGCGGCCCTTGCCGGCGGCCTCAACATTGCGGCCGGCAAGGTGGCAAACCGTTCGGTGAGCGTGGCCCTCGGCCTCGAACAGGCCAGCTGGACGGATCTCGTCGTCGCGATCGAGCTCGCCCTCGTCTGATCTGATCCGCCTGAGATAACGGCCAAAGAGTTCGGGCGTTATCTCAGGCTGCTGTGGGGTCAGCGAAACCCTGCATCGATGAACGAGACCCCCAGGTCACCGGGTTGTCGATCACAGCAGCGAGCTCCATACGTTCAATCGGGCGCAGCACCGGGGGGAGCTTCTCCAGCCAGGCCCGCAGGTCACGGGCGTCGACGACCGTGATATCGCCCGGCTTACCGCGCAGAAGTATAAATCGCGCACCGAAGAGCGCAACGACGGGCCGAACCGGGGTACGCAGTGGAATACGCGCGCGCAGTCGGCTTGTCACCAGATTCGCTTCCACGATGGCGTCTCGACTGTAGGACATGCGACGACCGGAAACCCGGATGGTGTCCTTGTCAACCCACACCCATTCACCGTCGGAGTGCCGGGTATGAACGGTGAAAATACCGCCTGGACCCACAATCAGGTGCTCGGAGACAGAACGGGCAGACTCCGCGTCAAAGACGGCCCAGCCGGTGGGCGGCTCGTGCAGCAGCGCCTCGAGCGCCTGCTCCCCGAGGGCGGTGAGGTAGCGCGCTGGGCGCGGGTCGGTGGGGGTCAACGTCTCAGTGTGACGCCGTCCTGAGGGTGCTTGGTTCATGGTGTACTCCTCGCCGGAGTACACATCTTGCCATTTCGGCGGTAAAAAGCAATACCCCCCGACGGAGGATGTCGCGCCGTCCGCCCGCTGGTTGGGCGCCGGCGTGCGACAGGTTCCCTCCTCGCTGGTTGAGCGCGAGCTTGCGACAGGTTCCCTCCTCGCTGGTTGAGCGCGAGCTTGCGAGCAGTCGAAACCCCGTGAGCCGACCTGCAGAACCGGTCACCAGGTCTCGAGACGCCGGCGAAGAACATGCCGGCTCCTCGACCAGCGAGGGCCGCGGAGCCAACCCCCCTCGCTGGTTGAGCGCGAGCTTGCGAGCAGTCGAAACCCCGTAAGACAGCCTGCAGACCGAGTCACCAGGTCTCGAGGTCCTCGCTGGTTGAGCGCGAGCTTGCGAGCAGTCGAAACCCTGTAAGACAGCCTGCAGACCGAGTCACCAGGTCTCGAGACGCCGGCCAAAAACACGCCGGCTCCTCGACCAGCGAAGGCCGCGACCCTCGCCGCGCAGCCCAAACCCGGCGAGACGACCCGCAGAACCAGTCACCAGGTCTCGAGACGCCGGCGAAGAACATGCCGGCTCCTCGACCAGCGAAGGCCGCGAGCCAACCCCCCTCGCTGGTTGAGCGCGAGCTTGCGAGCAGTCGAAACCTGGTGAGACAATCCGCAGAACCGCTCACGAGGTCTCGAGACGCCGGCCAAAAGCATGCCGGCTCCTCGACCAGCGAAAGTGGCGACCCCCGCGAGATGCCAGCGAGCAGCACGCCGGCTCCTCGACCAGCGACGCGGATGCGCCCGGGGCCGAGAAGCCCCACAATAGGTAGTGAGACAGAAGAGTCGCTCAACCCGATCAATCGAGGAGCACAAACCATGAACACCGACGGCACTCTCGGCAACACTGATACGTCAGCCACACCGGCAGCTGTTCCCGCCGGAAGTATCGTCGTGGGTCACGACGGTTCGGATTATGCCGACCGCGCACTCACCGAGGCACTCGAGCTCGCGGTGCAGCTCGCAGCCCCCGTCGTCGTGGTGCGCACCTGGACCATCGACACCGCCCCGCGCCCCGCCGACTGGGAATTCGGCTACGTGTCGTCGTTCGCCCAGTATGCCGCCGCCGTGCACGACAACCTCGTGCGCGACATCGAGGCGCAGGTGAACAAGTTCTTGGATGTCACGGTGGACTACCGGGTCGTCCACTCGGGCGCAGCGAAGGGTCTGATCGAGCTGTCACACGCAGCACGGATGCTTGTGGTCGGCTCTCGCGGACACGGCGGCTTCGCGGGCATGCTTCTGGGCTCGGTGAGTGACCAGTGTGTACGCCACGCGTCGTGCCCGGTGCTCGTGGTGCGTCCCCGCACCTAAGCGAGCACGTCCCGCAGCACGAGCGGGAGTCTGCGTACCTGCAGTGTCGGAGGTGGCCTTTACAGTGGTGAGCGGTGGAGATTCATTCGCCCGCACACAACAGGAGGCCACCTCATGATGGGTGCACATCACGCGATGTCGGGCGCCGCCGCCTGGATCGCCGTCACAGCAACGGCCGGACACGGCCTGGGCCTTTTTCCCGTGACCCCCACCGGTACGCTGGCGGGCGTCCTCCTCTGCGCTGGCGCGGCATTGCTACCCGATGCCGACCACGGGTCGGCCACGATCGCCCAGTCGGTTCCGGTCCTCGGAAAGTTCGTCACATCCACGATCTCGCGCGCATCCGGGGGGCATCGCCACGGGCTCCACAGCCTGCTCGCGATTGCCTGCGTCTGGATTCTGGCCACGGGTCTGGGGCTTGTCGTGTGGCAACCGGCTGGCTGGACCGAGCCGATCAGTGTGGGTCCGGCCATCATGACGGCGGCAACCGTGGCCTTCGCGGCAAAGGCGCTGCGTCTTGCCCGGCGGTGGCCCTGTGCGTGGCTCATCGGCCTCGCCGTGGCCGCATTCATCGCCCTCTACGCTCCCGAGCAGCAAGCATGGTTTGTCATCTGCGTCGCGCTCGGCTACGCGGTTCACCTGCTCGGCGATTTTCTCACCGTGGGTGGGCTTCCGCTCTACTGGCCGTGGGTTCCGAAGCCGCCACGGCTCTGGCGGAAAACCCCACTCCGCCACCTATGGACCTCCGGCGGCTACCTTGCCCTTCCTGTTCTGGGCAATGCCGGTTCGGCGCGAGAGTGGGTGCTGCTGATTCCAGTCACTCTGTACGTGGTCTACGGGGTGCTGTTCGCTGCGTTCGCTGTGATCACGGACGCGGTGCCGGCCCTACTGCTGTGGTGACCGCCGCGTTCGGGGCCACTGCGGGCAGAGTGAGCACGAACGCATCCGCTGCGTGGGCCTCACCCGTGCTCGTCGACACGTAGTCGAGGGTTCCTCCGTGGGCGTGCGCGAGGGCGCGCGCAATCGGTAGGCCGAGCCCTGACCCCTCCTGGTGATTCTTCCGCGATTCGTCAAGACGCACGAACCGGTCGAAGATTCGCTGCCGGTCTGCCGGTGCGACTCCTGGTCCGGAGTCGCTGACTCGAACCTGAACCCCCGTCTCGTCCACGGTGCTGCAGAGGGTCACCACAATGAGTCCGCCCGGCGCCGTTGCATGACGTGCGTTGTCCAGAAGGTTCGTCACGATCTGGCGCAATCGTTCGACATCGCCGCGCACCCACAGCTCGGTGTCGATGCGCAGTTCGATCGTTCGATCGGCCGCGAGCAGTCGTTGATCTGCGACCACCCGCGTCAGAAGGGCTGCAGGGTTGACCGCCTCGGGCAGGCGCGCGTCCCCATCCCCGCCCTGGTCTAGTCGCGTCATGAGCACAAGGTCACCCACGAGTCGAGCAGCGCGCTGGGTCTGCTGAATCATTCCCACCGTGAGGCGCTCCCGTTCGGCCCGTGCCGGGTTCGCGCGGAGGAGTGTTTCGGCGCTGGCCTGCAGCCCGGCAATCGGGGTGCGCAGCTCGTGCGACACATCGGCCAGCAGGTGTCGCATCCGTTCTTCGGCACGAGTTGCGGCCTGTTCAGCGCATCGAGCGGTGGTTTCGGCCGTCTCGAGCGTCTGCAGCATGTCGTCAATGGCACGAGCGGTCTGACCGATGTCGGTGCCGGGATTACTCGGGCGCAGTCGCCCCCCGCGGTCACCGTTTGTGATTCCCGTGAAGACCTCGGTCATGCGGGTGAGCGGGCGGAGGGCGACGCCCACCACCCCGGTGAGCAACAGTCCGGTCACGACGAGCGCAATCGTTGCCGCAATGATCTCGATCGTGCGGAGCTGGGCCAGCGTTTCATCGATTCCGGCCTCACTCGCGCTCAGGGAGAGGGTCCCCCCGGCCACGGTTTGCGTCACTGTGACCTCGGTACCGCTCTGAGTGATCAGCGCATCGGGTGGCGGCGATCCCGGTGGCCCGGGTCGTTTGCCGGAGCGCGGGGCCGGGTCTGCCCGACCATAAACAGTGTCGCCCTCACGCGAAAAGGCCACGCTGATGTTGTCGCCGGTGAGTTGGTCCGCCAAGCTCTGCGCCGCCAACCCCTGATCCGCGAGAATCTGGGCGTACCCGGCCCGATCCAGGAGTCGCTCCTGCAGGTTCGCCCGCAGCTGTTCCCCGAGCACAACATGGGTCAGAACGCCAACGACAAGGAGCACCACGGCGAGGACAGCGAGCACGGCAGCAACCACTCGGAGGCGCAGGGACGTCGTGCGCATCAGCCCTGCAACCGGTAGCCGATGCCGCGCACGGTCTCGATCAGCCGCGGACCGTGCACCTCGAGTTTGCGGCGCAGTGCGCTCACATAGGCCTCCACGAGGTTGGGATCGTAGTCATCGTATCCCCACACCTGCGTGAGAATCTGCGTCTTAGACATGGTTCGGCCGCGGTTATGAACCAGGTAGGTCAGCAGCCGTCGCTCGGTGGCGGTGAGGTCAATCATGTGTCCCCCGCGAGTAGCGGTTGCCGCGACCTCATCGAGCACGAGATCGCCGACCTGCACGGTGGGCGACACGAGCGTGCCGGTTCGTCGGAGCACGGCCGTCACGCGAGCGACAAGTTCCGCGAGGATGAACGGTTTGATGATGTAGTCATCAGCTCCGGCGCCGAAGGCTGCCAGACGATCATCGACACCGTCGCGGGCGGTAACAAAAAGCACGGGTGTGTTGCCCATGGTGCGCAGCCGCTGCGCGAGGTGCAGTCCGTTCTCCCCCGGCAACGAGATGTCGAGCACCGCGGCATCCGGTCGAAAGAGGGTGATGCGCGCCACGAAGTCGGTGCCGTCTGCGGCGGTCTCCACCACGAAACCCGCGTGGGAGAGAGCCTGACCGATGGCATCACGAAGCGGTTCCTCGTCTTCAACAACGAGGATGCGGGCAGAAGCGGAAGGCATGACCCCAGACTCCTGCGTGAACCTGAACAAATACTGACGATTTTCTGAGCGAAGATCGACCGCTCGAAAGATTCAGGGGGTCTTCAGATTCACCGCTGACGATGAAAAAAGAACGCAATCGAACACCAACTCGTCAGGAGCATCATGAAACGCCTCACCGAAGCACAAAGCATCACCTCGCTGAGCAGCAAACCAGTGACACGTCGCCGTGCACCCCTCATCATTGGTGCTGTGGCGGCCGCCGCACTCGTCCTGGGCGGAGCGGGCGCCGCATTTGCCGCGGATTCGACGTCGGATTCCACGGACGCCTCGTCATCTGCTCCCCTCTCGCGACCGGTTCACGAACCCCACATTCACGGAACGGTGGTGTCGGTGAACGGCAGCACCATTACGGTGACGGACAGGGACGGCTTCACCCGCACCATCCTCACCTCGGGTGACACCGAGTATGCCGACGGGCTGAGCGCCGACCTGGCCACCGGCACCGAGATTCATGCCGCCGGCACCGTCAATTCCAACGGCACGAGCCTCGACGCCACCACGATCACGACGGCGCCGGCAGGCCCCATGGACGGCGCCGGCCCTGGTTCCAAGGGAGACAGAGGAGACCGGGGAGACCGCCCGACCCCACCCACGGACGCTCCCGATGTCTCGCCCACCGATGCCCCCTCCGAGCAGGGTGGGACAAGCTCGTAATCACACGCCTCGTCACGGCGGTCCCGCGTCAGCGGGGCCGCCGCTGTGTGCCGGCTCCGATCAGGTGCCGGCTCCGATCAAAAGGGTCGGGGAACAGTTGCGAGCATGGCGGACACCAGGTGCACCACGATGAGCGTTTCCACACCAACCGTGGCAAGCACAATGGCGGCCCCAGCAGATATCCACGACACCCGCCGGCGGCGCGACACGGTCATGGCCGCCTCCAGCGCGGCAAAGCGAGCCATCACGTCACGAGAGTTCAGCTGCGGCATCGCTCCCCAGGTGCCTGGATCATCCACGAGCGTCACAATTTGCATGAGCTCACGCGGGTTCAGAATGTGTGGCAACCGCAGCAGCCAGCTATTCAGGTGACGGGCGTTCAGCACCTTCACCTCACCGGGCTTCTCCCGGATCACGACCTCGCCCGGATCGACGAGCGCGATAACCGGTCGCACGACACCGTGATGCGGCATCCGCTTTCGAAGTACTCGAGTTGCTCGTTCCGCTTCATATTCGGCGTCGTGGAGGTACGAGGTGGGGTACCCCGCAACGAGCAGCAGACGCTTGAAAACCCAAATGCTCTTACCGTGCGGGGTCTGTGTCGTGATGCTGAAGACTCCCCCCGGACCCACCACGAAGTGTGCAATCTCTGACCGCACCGCGCCCACCGGGAGGGAATGAAAGACGGTCCAGCCAGCCGGCAGCTTGGCTAGGGCTGCGCCCAGCCCGATATCCCCCTGGGCTCCGTGATACCAGACGAGGCACTCCCCCTGCAACGGGGAACGTCCCAGCAAACGATCGAAGGGTGAACGGATGGTTGCGCCACGCTGATCCACCAGATCTTCAATGACCGTGTGGGCCGCGAGTCGAGTGCGCATAGCGGGTATGTCGACGGTCACGGGAATTCCTCCTCGAGTGGTTCAAAGTTAGCGAGGATGCCAGGTTGTCCGAGAGCCCCAGTAGGGGCAGTGGAACGATCAGTGTGCCGCTCAGAATCCCATCAGCGCGGGGACGATGCGGTGAATGACCGCCGCGAAGAGAATGACGGCTGCAGAAATGCCGGGCACCCAGACGAAACGCCGGATGCGAGCGGAGTGCACAGATCGTTCAAGTTGCGTGAACTGCTCGGTCAGGCTGGAGGGTTCAACCCCGAGGACCGCGTCCCAGGTTTCCGGGCTGTCAATAATGTCGGAGGCCGCCACACGTTCAGGCAGAGTGAAGATGTGCGGGCGAGTGAGGAGCCAGGGCCTGAGCTCGTCCGCATCGATCACCTTCACCCGCGCGGGCGGCTGGTACACG
This sequence is a window from Cryobacterium sp. CG_9.6. Protein-coding genes within it:
- a CDS encoding metal-dependent hydrolase, whose product is MMGAHHAMSGAAAWIAVTATAGHGLGLFPVTPTGTLAGVLLCAGAALLPDADHGSATIAQSVPVLGKFVTSTISRASGGHRHGLHSLLAIACVWILATGLGLVVWQPAGWTEPISVGPAIMTAATVAFAAKALRLARRWPCAWLIGLAVAAFIALYAPEQQAWFVICVALGYAVHLLGDFLTVGGLPLYWPWVPKPPRLWRKTPLRHLWTSGGYLALPVLGNAGSAREWVLLIPVTLYVVYGVLFAAFAVITDAVPALLLW
- a CDS encoding HAMP domain-containing sensor histidine kinase, translating into MRTTSLRLRVVAAVLAVLAVVLLVVGVLTHVVLGEQLRANLQERLLDRAGYAQILADQGLAAQSLADQLTGDNISVAFSREGDTVYGRADPAPRSGKRPGPPGSPPPDALITQSGTEVTVTQTVAGGTLSLSASEAGIDETLAQLRTIEIIAATIALVVTGLLLTGVVGVALRPLTRMTEVFTGITNGDRGGRLRPSNPGTDIGQTARAIDDMLQTLETAETTARCAEQAATRAEERMRHLLADVSHELRTPIAGLQASAETLLRANPARAERERLTVGMIQQTQRAARLVGDLVLMTRLDQGGDGDARLPEAVNPAALLTRVVADQRLLAADRTIELRIDTELWVRGDVERLRQIVTNLLDNARHATAPGGLIVVTLCSTVDETGVQVRVSDSGPGVAPADRQRIFDRFVRLDESRKNHQEGSGLGLPIARALAHAHGGTLDYVSTSTGEAHAADAFVLTLPAVAPNAAVTTAVGPAPRP
- a CDS encoding DUF5666 domain-containing protein, whose translation is MKRLTEAQSITSLSSKPVTRRRAPLIIGAVAAAALVLGGAGAAFAADSTSDSTDASSSAPLSRPVHEPHIHGTVVSVNGSTITVTDRDGFTRTILTSGDTEYADGLSADLATGTEIHAAGTVNSNGTSLDATTITTAPAGPMDGAGPGSKGDRGDRGDRPTPPTDAPDVSPTDAPSEQGGTSS
- a CDS encoding nuclease-related domain-containing protein, whose amino-acid sequence is MTVDIPAMRTRLAAHTVIEDLVDQRGATIRSPFDRLLGRSPLQGECLVWYHGAQGDIGLGAALAKLPAGWTVFHSLPVGAVRSEIAHFVVGPGGVFSITTQTPHGKSIWVFKRLLLVAGYPTSYLHDAEYEAERATRVLRKRMPHHGVVRPVIALVDPGEVVIREKPGEVKVLNARHLNSWLLRLPHILNPRELMQIVTLVDDPGTWGAMPQLNSRDVMARFAALEAAMTVSRRRRVSWISAGAAIVLATVGVETLIVVHLVSAMLATVPRPF
- a CDS encoding universal stress protein, whose translation is MNTDGTLGNTDTSATPAAVPAGSIVVGHDGSDYADRALTEALELAVQLAAPVVVVRTWTIDTAPRPADWEFGYVSSFAQYAAAVHDNLVRDIEAQVNKFLDVTVDYRVVHSGAAKGLIELSHAARMLVVGSRGHGGFAGMLLGSVSDQCVRHASCPVLVVRPRT
- a CDS encoding response regulator transcription factor, with amino-acid sequence MPSASARILVVEDEEPLRDAIGQALSHAGFVVETAADGTDFVARITLFRPDAAVLDISLPGENGLHLAQRLRTMGNTPVLFVTARDGVDDRLAAFGAGADDYIIKPFILAELVARVTAVLRRTGTLVSPTVQVGDLVLDEVAATATRGGHMIDLTATERRLLTYLVHNRGRTMSKTQILTQVWGYDDYDPNLVEAYVSALRRKLEVHGPRLIETVRGIGYRLQG
- a CDS encoding NERD domain-containing protein, translated to MNQAPSGRRHTETLTPTDPRPARYLTALGEQALEALLHEPPTGWAVFDAESARSVSEHLIVGPGGIFTVHTRHSDGEWVWVDKDTIRVSGRRMSYSRDAIVEANLVTSRLRARIPLRTPVRPVVALFGARFILLRGKPGDITVVDARDLRAWLEKLPPVLRPIERMELAAVIDNPVTWGSRSSMQGFADPTAA
- the ald gene encoding alanine dehydrogenase; the protein is MIIGVPTEVKNNEFRVAITAAGVHEAKLHGHTVLVQAGAGIASGYTDADYEAAGATIVESAFEVWSSADMVLKVKEPVTAEYVYFRTGLILFTYLHLAAEPELATALLESGVTAIAYETVQKADRSLPLLAPMSEVAGRLAVQVGAQSMTRPAGGPGILMGGVPGVRAAKVTVIGAGVAGTNAAAMALGLGADVTILDINIDRLRELDAQYAGRLKTVASNAFEIDRAVVEADLVIGSVLIPGAKAPKLVTNELVSRMKPGSVLVDIAVDQGGCFADSHATTHEDPTFAVHGSIFYCVANMPGAVPRTSTNALTNVTLPYALSIADRGVRAAFERDAALAGGLNIAAGKVANRSVSVALGLEQASWTDLVVAIELALV